From Hermetia illucens chromosome 6, iHerIll2.2.curated.20191125, whole genome shotgun sequence, one genomic window encodes:
- the LOC119660513 gene encoding stabilizer of axonemal microtubules 1 isoform X1 translates to MCDMPTEPCEDPCPPPMCAPPAASASVPEQCLAEPPAPASPSIDGGQCCFGRDSCGQGNISYIQPPRAVSFKPVNTYCKPTEPMESETIYRKSYYPIDTCAMQQARLGPFRRSDNIERSTGKLEDKTVMALSYMGHCGVKPPAPIIPMSRSMLGQGMMLTETTHKHDFVPKPTMRVAPILPHDSMLKTCGPLEKNTTFRLSYMPIDLCSNPPPKAIRPHDEYEKPSLPAEKDTVYKLSYQPVCPPAKEDYPWARKTSHSNPCAPIEKDTIYKLSYLGNCSTQKAEPQYPISCLKLFDGAPSNCTVYRASYMPSTAERPDAIRPEPNIQRADAPVEKDTVYKLSYMGHCGASPPSPIIPAPSRLRSDGPMATETTHKHDYVPKPSCKQSPFLPVNNMIVSRDGLEKDTVYKMSYMPHCNAERAQPIRPISQTCKSDAPMEHDTTFSLSYMPVCPPKREPTPWATRGSYQPPTAPVECTTIQKMSYQPPGMFMDGSGNCACHNTQQMKFENHTFPRAGIVN, encoded by the exons ATGTGTGATAT GCCAACAGAACCTTGTGAAGACCCATGCCCACCACCGATGTGTGCCCCGCCAGCAGCTTCAGCATCAGTGCCGGAGCAATGCTTAGCTGAACCCCCAGCACCAGCTTCACCATCCATTGATGGTGGTCAATGCTGTTTTGGTCGCGATTCTTGTGGACAAGGTAACATTTCCTATATTCAACCACCCAGAGCGGTCAGTTTCAAGCCCGTGAATACCTACTGTAAACCCACGGAACCCATGGAGTCTGAAACAATATATCGCAAATCTTACTACCCCATCGACACTTGTGCAATGCAACAAGCTCGTCTAGGACCCTTTAGGCGAAGTGATAACATTGAAAGGTCCACCGGCAAGCTAGAAGACAAAACTGTAATGGCACTTTCTTACATGGGACATTGCGGAGTAAAGCCGCCAGCACCCATAATCCCAATGAGTAGGAGTATGTTGGGGCAAGGAATGATGCTCACTGAAACTACACACAAACATGACTTTGTTCCTAAGCCCACTATGCGTGTTGCACCGATTCTTCCACACGATAGTATGCTAAAAACTTGTGGACCGCTTGAGAAAAACACGACCTTTCGTTTGTCATACATGCCGATCGACCTCTGTTCAAATCCGCCACCCAAAGCTATAAGACCTCACGATGAATACGAAAAACCCTCACTTCCTGCCGAAAAGGATACTGTCTACAAGTTGAGCTACCAACCGGTATGCCCACCTGCTAAGGAAGACTACCCTTGGGCTAGAAAAACTAGTCATTCAAATCCATGTGCTCCGATTGAAAAGGACACCATTTACAAGCTCAGCTACTTAGGAAACTGTAGCACGCAAAAGGCTGAACCGCAATATCCTATTTCGTGTTTGAAACTTTTCGATGGAGCTCCTTCAAATTGCACAGTCTACAGAGCAAGTTACATGCCCTCAACTGCCGAACGACCAGATGCTATTCGGCCTGAACCAAACATTCAACGAGCAGATGCTCCAGTTGAAAAGGACACTGTCTACAAACTATCTTACATGGGTCACTGCGGTGCATCCCCACCAAGTCCAATTATTCCGGCCCCAAGCAGGTTACGAAGTGACGGTCCAATGGCCACCGAGACCACACATAAGCATGACTACGTTCCGAAGCCCAGTTGCAAGCAATCTCCCTTCCTCCCTGTAAACAACATGATAGTCTCCCGCGATGGCTTGGAGAAGGATACAGTTTACAAAATGTCTTACATGCCCCATTGTAACGCAGAGAGAGCTCAGCCTATTCGTCCCATAAGTCAAACGTGCAAATCGGATGCTCCCATGGAACACGACACCACCTTCAGTTTGAGCTACATGCCAGTTTGTCCACCTAAACGGGAACCGACGCCGTGGGCCACAAGAGGATCGTACCAACCACCTACAGCGCCCGTGGAGTGCACCACAATTCAGAAAATGAGCTATCAGCCGCCTGGCATGTTTATGGATGGTTCTGGAA ATTGTGCATGCCATAACAcacaacaaatgaaattcgAAAATCACACATTCCCGAGGGCGGGCATTGTAAATTAG
- the LOC119660513 gene encoding stabilizer of axonemal microtubules 1 isoform X2 codes for MCAPPAASASVPEQCLAEPPAPASPSIDGGQCCFGRDSCGQGNISYIQPPRAVSFKPVNTYCKPTEPMESETIYRKSYYPIDTCAMQQARLGPFRRSDNIERSTGKLEDKTVMALSYMGHCGVKPPAPIIPMSRSMLGQGMMLTETTHKHDFVPKPTMRVAPILPHDSMLKTCGPLEKNTTFRLSYMPIDLCSNPPPKAIRPHDEYEKPSLPAEKDTVYKLSYQPVCPPAKEDYPWARKTSHSNPCAPIEKDTIYKLSYLGNCSTQKAEPQYPISCLKLFDGAPSNCTVYRASYMPSTAERPDAIRPEPNIQRADAPVEKDTVYKLSYMGHCGASPPSPIIPAPSRLRSDGPMATETTHKHDYVPKPSCKQSPFLPVNNMIVSRDGLEKDTVYKMSYMPHCNAERAQPIRPISQTCKSDAPMEHDTTFSLSYMPVCPPKREPTPWATRGSYQPPTAPVECTTIQKMSYQPPGMFMDGSGNCACHNTQQMKFENHTFPRAGIVN; via the exons ATGTGTGCCCCGCCAGCAGCTTCAGCATCAGTGCCGGAGCAATGCTTAGCTGAACCCCCAGCACCAGCTTCACCATCCATTGATGGTGGTCAATGCTGTTTTGGTCGCGATTCTTGTGGACAAGGTAACATTTCCTATATTCAACCACCCAGAGCGGTCAGTTTCAAGCCCGTGAATACCTACTGTAAACCCACGGAACCCATGGAGTCTGAAACAATATATCGCAAATCTTACTACCCCATCGACACTTGTGCAATGCAACAAGCTCGTCTAGGACCCTTTAGGCGAAGTGATAACATTGAAAGGTCCACCGGCAAGCTAGAAGACAAAACTGTAATGGCACTTTCTTACATGGGACATTGCGGAGTAAAGCCGCCAGCACCCATAATCCCAATGAGTAGGAGTATGTTGGGGCAAGGAATGATGCTCACTGAAACTACACACAAACATGACTTTGTTCCTAAGCCCACTATGCGTGTTGCACCGATTCTTCCACACGATAGTATGCTAAAAACTTGTGGACCGCTTGAGAAAAACACGACCTTTCGTTTGTCATACATGCCGATCGACCTCTGTTCAAATCCGCCACCCAAAGCTATAAGACCTCACGATGAATACGAAAAACCCTCACTTCCTGCCGAAAAGGATACTGTCTACAAGTTGAGCTACCAACCGGTATGCCCACCTGCTAAGGAAGACTACCCTTGGGCTAGAAAAACTAGTCATTCAAATCCATGTGCTCCGATTGAAAAGGACACCATTTACAAGCTCAGCTACTTAGGAAACTGTAGCACGCAAAAGGCTGAACCGCAATATCCTATTTCGTGTTTGAAACTTTTCGATGGAGCTCCTTCAAATTGCACAGTCTACAGAGCAAGTTACATGCCCTCAACTGCCGAACGACCAGATGCTATTCGGCCTGAACCAAACATTCAACGAGCAGATGCTCCAGTTGAAAAGGACACTGTCTACAAACTATCTTACATGGGTCACTGCGGTGCATCCCCACCAAGTCCAATTATTCCGGCCCCAAGCAGGTTACGAAGTGACGGTCCAATGGCCACCGAGACCACACATAAGCATGACTACGTTCCGAAGCCCAGTTGCAAGCAATCTCCCTTCCTCCCTGTAAACAACATGATAGTCTCCCGCGATGGCTTGGAGAAGGATACAGTTTACAAAATGTCTTACATGCCCCATTGTAACGCAGAGAGAGCTCAGCCTATTCGTCCCATAAGTCAAACGTGCAAATCGGATGCTCCCATGGAACACGACACCACCTTCAGTTTGAGCTACATGCCAGTTTGTCCACCTAAACGGGAACCGACGCCGTGGGCCACAAGAGGATCGTACCAACCACCTACAGCGCCCGTGGAGTGCACCACAATTCAGAAAATGAGCTATCAGCCGCCTGGCATGTTTATGGATGGTTCTGGAA ATTGTGCATGCCATAACAcacaacaaatgaaattcgAAAATCACACATTCCCGAGGGCGGGCATTGTAAATTAG